Proteins encoded by one window of Aphis gossypii isolate Hap1 chromosome X, ASM2018417v2, whole genome shotgun sequence:
- the LOC114130671 gene encoding cilia- and flagella-associated protein 57-like isoform X2, with product MTANMFFGSSATLEIEPKFVFGINKIPSGNCLYWKNDVVVYPAMSVIVIYNMKENTQRFINLPEGPRKVITAMDLNRSNHVLAVATVDEKDIADGIVSGDSAKPVISIYDLRTCEFKHVFQEPDYNDNNEDGDGEDDGSQKTFGRRFTKIQFLWDNIFVAALVVGGRNGSDCTLYYYSWRKSTVETYVRIDGPVSDMALNPIDTAICCFVGKELFRLMTKPEKDWQQYGFREADGIHFTCVCWLCGDRCLAGTIDGNVILFKNGDIQAVYRVDAITEIDVTTIMTEIQHLTLTTSANISRNNVVRSCFTFEFGLVLLVGDFNIYHFRKMDEGRRYEKADKLIKEEYRYLQQEEVKDELPMHYIESVCISPNGKTLTFITKRPQLYQSRLTQLVENDDESTMLNLPIVPGPIGVDMHHGIVESLSTSLWKPILMTCGKVDYTIKVWDYVQCTLILSKHYPKQVCIVSMHPTGLYSLTAFSDHLAFQMVQMDDLVPLKIFPIRNCTAVTFSGSGHMFAVAKPGAIEVYCSLKFAKCFSCLGHLGTIEKLVWCNYDMNIVAYDIFGAICTFDTKTGKVLTHIAPYSGAAYTDLAVAQDVNQLFVIAKDGSLKEVYDRKVKREVNFYGIPLNAVSVSKSNLILFIAAENGVILTVILPMGVQIEYKEFKIHSHSVKKMCLATDGTVLVSCSEDSNICVWEVKNTENKIRKIEKPHVCTDDILVNLLEYDKLHENIKKIEGAVNKLETENTININTLIKAKEQEINDVNRENTTQYYETIKKNEEEQEKQNNLISKLKFELSQLSETNEQSIINLQSFYNKQLVKKYKKFSILENHGFQLTSGLKKNLEAQQNKLDTELQEAASNYEKKRRQKFEDILQSKEKLINEKNNTKMLVGDTENNVDENVFSIKNKFTDKLNNLKDLYSSTMSALAEDKIKHNLYRQSIEELRRSIALLENDIEELKLAATKKKNRIFILTRLIKQCNDIIPQKNIQILDVKQQMSLLVKDLKVLKEDIIELEQTTEPLELEIQEMKNLNDQKLNSKLILMQ from the exons ATGACCGCGAACATGTTTTTCGGCTCGTCGGCGACCCTGGAAATCGAGCCCAAGTTCGTGTTCGGCATAAACAAAATCCCGTCGGGAAACTGTCTGTATTGGAAAAACGACGTGGTCGTGTACCCGGCCATGTCGGTCATCGTCATCTACAACATGAAAGAAAACACACAGAGGTTCATCAACCTGCCCGAAGGACCGCGGAAAGTCATCACGGCCATGGACCTGAACCGCAGCAA CCACGTTTTGGCGGTAGCGACGGTAGACGAGAAAGACATAGCGGACGGGATAGTGAGCGGCGACAGCGCGAAACCGGTGATTAGCATTTATGATCTGCGCACGTGCGAATTTAAGCACGTGTTCCAGGAGCCGGACTACAACGACAACAACGAAGACGGCGATGGCGAAGACGACGGATCGCAAAAGACTTTTGGTCGGCGGTTCACtaaaattcagtttttatGGGACAATATATTCGTGGCGGCTCTAGTCGTTGGCGGCCGCAACGGGTCGGACTGTACGCTGTATTATTACAGCTGGAGAAAATCAACGGTCGAAACGTACGTGCGAATCGATGGACCCGTGTCTGAC ATGGCATTGAACCCGATCGACACTGCAATATGTTGTTTCGTAGGCAAAGAGCTATTCCGGTTGATGACCAAACCAGAGAAGGATTGGCAGCAATATGGTTTTCGCGAAGCTGACGGCATACACTTTACGTGCGTTTGTTGGCTGTGCGGAGACAG GTGTTTGGCGGGTACCATTGACGGTAATGTTATTCTGTTCAAGAACGGCGATATACAAGCTGTGTATCGTGTTGACGCGATCACTGAAATCGACGTGACAACAATAATGACAGAGATCCAACACCTAACCCTGACCACTTCTGCTAATATATCAAGGAACAACGTCGTTCGGAGCTGTTTTACATTCGAATTTGGTCTGGTGCTGTTAGTTGGTGATTTTAACATCTATCATTTCCGGAAAATGGACGAAGGACGAag ATATGAAAAAGCGGACAAGCTTATCAAAGAAGAATACCGGTACTTACAGCAGGAAGAAGTAAAGGACGAGTTACCAATGCATTACATAGAGAGCGTATGCATTAGTCCCAACGGCAAGACATTGACGTTTATCACGAAACGGCCTCAACTGTACCAGTCACGTCTTACTCAACTGGTCGAAAATGATGACGAATCGACGATGCTT AATTTGCCCATCGTACCTGGACCAATCGGCGTTGATATGCATCATGGCATTGTGGAGAGTTTATCGACGAGCTTGTGGAAACCGATTCTAATGACATGCGGCAAAGTGGACTATACTATCAAAGTGTGGGACTATGTGCAGTGCACGTTAATTCTGTCCAAACACTACCCAAAACAGGTGTGCATCGTTTCGATGCACCCCACTGGGCTGTATTCATTAACAGCGTTTTCGGACCACTTGGCGTTCCAGATGGTACAGATGGACGATCTAGTGCCGTTGAAAATCTTCCCAATCAGAAACTGCACTGCGGTCACGTTCAGTGGGTCCGGTCACATGTTCGCCGTCGCTAAACCAGGTGCTATAGAGGTCTACTGTTCACTAAAGTTCGCGAAATGTTTTTCGTGCCTCGGACACTTGGGAACT ATTGAAAAGTTGGTCTGGTGCAATTACGATATGAATATAGTCGCTTATGACATCTTTGGTGCCATATGTACATTCGACACAAAAACGGGAAAAGTACTCACGCATATCGCTCCCTATTCGGGAGCGGCTTACACGGATTTGGCAGTTGCACAAGACGTTAATCAATTATTCGTCATTGCTAAGGACGGCAGTTTGAAAGAAGTCTACGACCGAAAG gtTAAACGTGAAGTGAATTTTTATGGAATACCATTGAATGCAGTATCAGTTTCTaagtcaaatttaattttattcatagcaGCCGAAAATGGTGTTATACTGACCGTAATATTACCTATGGGAGTTCAAATCGAAtacaaagaatttaaaatacacagtCATAGCGTCAAGAAG ATGTGTTTAGCAACAGATGGTACAGTTTTGGTTTCTTGTTCTGAAGAttcaaatatatgtgtatgggAGGTGAAAAACACCgagaataaaattagaaaaattgaaaaaccgCATGTATGTACTGATGACATACTAGTTAACTTGTTGGAATACGATAAATTGCacgaaaatataaagaaaattgaaGGAGCAGTGAATAAATTAGAGacagaaaatacaattaatataaatacattaataaaagcaAAAGAACAGGAAATTAACGATGTAAATAGAGAAAACACAACTCAATATtatgaaactataaaaaaaaatgaa gAAGagcaagaaaaacaaaataatttgataagtaAACTCAAATTTGAGTTAAGTCAATTAAGTGAAACGAATGAGCAGAGTATAATCAATttacaatcattttataataaacaattagtaaaaaaatataaaaaattttcaattcttgaAAACCATGGATTTCAGTTGACTTCTGggctaaaaaa AAATTTAGAAGCAcagcaaaataaattagacaCAGAGTTACAGGAGGCAGCAAGTAACTACGAGAAGAAGCGTAGACAAAAATTTGAAGACATATTACAA TCGAAGGAAAAActgattaatgaaaaaaataacactaaaaTGTTGGTAGGTGATACTGAAAATAATGtagatgaaaatgtttttagtataaaaaataaattcaccgATAagctgaataatttaaaagactTATATTCAAGTACTATGAGTGCCTTAGCTGAggacaaaattaaacataactt GTATAGACAAAGTATTGAGGAGCTAAGGCGGTCAATAGCACTCCTTGAAAATGATATTGAGGAATTAAAACTGGCggccacaaaaaaaaaaaatagaatttttatcttaacaaGACTGATAAAACAAtgcaatgatattataccgcaaaaaaatattcaaattctagATGTTAAGCAACAGATGTCACTGCTagtaaaagatttaaaagtGCTAAAGGaagatattattgaattagaaCAAACCACAGAACCATTAGAATTGGAAATAcaagaaatgaaaaatttaaacgatCAA AAATTAAACTCGAAGTTGATATTGATGCAAtga
- the LOC114130671 gene encoding cilia- and flagella-associated protein 57-like isoform X1, translated as MTANMFFGSSATLEIEPKFVFGINKIPSGNCLYWKNDVVVYPAMSVIVIYNMKENTQRFINLPEGPRKVITAMDLNRSNHVLAVATVDEKDIADGIVSGDSAKPVISIYDLRTCEFKHVFQEPDYNDNNEDGDGEDDGSQKTFGRRFTKIQFLWDNIFVAALVVGGRNGSDCTLYYYSWRKSTVETYVRIDGPVSDMALNPIDTAICCFVGKELFRLMTKPEKDWQQYGFREADGIHFTCVCWLCGDRCLAGTIDGNVILFKNGDIQAVYRVDAITEIDVTTIMTEIQHLTLTTSANISRNNVVRSCFTFEFGLVLLVGDFNIYHFRKMDEGRRYEKADKLIKEEYRYLQQEEVKDELPMHYIESVCISPNGKTLTFITKRPQLYQSRLTQLVENDDESTMLNLPIVPGPIGVDMHHGIVESLSTSLWKPILMTCGKVDYTIKVWDYVQCTLILSKHYPKQVCIVSMHPTGLYSLTAFSDHLAFQMVQMDDLVPLKIFPIRNCTAVTFSGSGHMFAVAKPGAIEVYCSLKFAKCFSCLGHLGTIEKLVWCNYDMNIVAYDIFGAICTFDTKTGKVLTHIAPYSGAAYTDLAVAQDVNQLFVIAKDGSLKEVYDRKVKREVNFYGIPLNAVSVSKSNLILFIAAENGVILTVILPMGVQIEYKEFKIHSHSVKKMCLATDGTVLVSCSEDSNICVWEVKNTENKIRKIEKPHVCTDDILVNLLEYDKLHENIKKIEGAVNKLETENTININTLIKAKEQEINDVNRENTTQYYETIKKNEEEQEKQNNLISKLKFELSQLSETNEQSIINLQSFYNKQLVKKYKKFSILENHGFQLTSGLKKNLEAQQNKLDTELQEAASNYEKKRRQKFEDILQSKEKLINEKNNTKMLVGDTENNVDENVFSIKNKFTDKLNNLKDLYSSTMSALAEDKIKHNLYRQSIEELRRSIALLENDIEELKLAATKKKNRIFILTRLIKQCNDIIPQKNIQILDVKQQMSLLVKDLKVLKEDIIELEQTTEPLELEIQEMKNLNDQIEIKLEVDIDAMKTLNVSLEELVKKKLDTKNELIDKRKSLENLSSIIKQMEIELRVASQYYHNTFENKRLLTDIFKRYVGEIEIREIEEKEIKGREEFFKQDDFLKRRINSLRDMLRSFGKKNEFYYSTMEENTNLMKEINDLRKEASIYLNKYNNLKYISKMEENKKKLKRILDSKKKKEIK; from the exons ATGACCGCGAACATGTTTTTCGGCTCGTCGGCGACCCTGGAAATCGAGCCCAAGTTCGTGTTCGGCATAAACAAAATCCCGTCGGGAAACTGTCTGTATTGGAAAAACGACGTGGTCGTGTACCCGGCCATGTCGGTCATCGTCATCTACAACATGAAAGAAAACACACAGAGGTTCATCAACCTGCCCGAAGGACCGCGGAAAGTCATCACGGCCATGGACCTGAACCGCAGCAA CCACGTTTTGGCGGTAGCGACGGTAGACGAGAAAGACATAGCGGACGGGATAGTGAGCGGCGACAGCGCGAAACCGGTGATTAGCATTTATGATCTGCGCACGTGCGAATTTAAGCACGTGTTCCAGGAGCCGGACTACAACGACAACAACGAAGACGGCGATGGCGAAGACGACGGATCGCAAAAGACTTTTGGTCGGCGGTTCACtaaaattcagtttttatGGGACAATATATTCGTGGCGGCTCTAGTCGTTGGCGGCCGCAACGGGTCGGACTGTACGCTGTATTATTACAGCTGGAGAAAATCAACGGTCGAAACGTACGTGCGAATCGATGGACCCGTGTCTGAC ATGGCATTGAACCCGATCGACACTGCAATATGTTGTTTCGTAGGCAAAGAGCTATTCCGGTTGATGACCAAACCAGAGAAGGATTGGCAGCAATATGGTTTTCGCGAAGCTGACGGCATACACTTTACGTGCGTTTGTTGGCTGTGCGGAGACAG GTGTTTGGCGGGTACCATTGACGGTAATGTTATTCTGTTCAAGAACGGCGATATACAAGCTGTGTATCGTGTTGACGCGATCACTGAAATCGACGTGACAACAATAATGACAGAGATCCAACACCTAACCCTGACCACTTCTGCTAATATATCAAGGAACAACGTCGTTCGGAGCTGTTTTACATTCGAATTTGGTCTGGTGCTGTTAGTTGGTGATTTTAACATCTATCATTTCCGGAAAATGGACGAAGGACGAag ATATGAAAAAGCGGACAAGCTTATCAAAGAAGAATACCGGTACTTACAGCAGGAAGAAGTAAAGGACGAGTTACCAATGCATTACATAGAGAGCGTATGCATTAGTCCCAACGGCAAGACATTGACGTTTATCACGAAACGGCCTCAACTGTACCAGTCACGTCTTACTCAACTGGTCGAAAATGATGACGAATCGACGATGCTT AATTTGCCCATCGTACCTGGACCAATCGGCGTTGATATGCATCATGGCATTGTGGAGAGTTTATCGACGAGCTTGTGGAAACCGATTCTAATGACATGCGGCAAAGTGGACTATACTATCAAAGTGTGGGACTATGTGCAGTGCACGTTAATTCTGTCCAAACACTACCCAAAACAGGTGTGCATCGTTTCGATGCACCCCACTGGGCTGTATTCATTAACAGCGTTTTCGGACCACTTGGCGTTCCAGATGGTACAGATGGACGATCTAGTGCCGTTGAAAATCTTCCCAATCAGAAACTGCACTGCGGTCACGTTCAGTGGGTCCGGTCACATGTTCGCCGTCGCTAAACCAGGTGCTATAGAGGTCTACTGTTCACTAAAGTTCGCGAAATGTTTTTCGTGCCTCGGACACTTGGGAACT ATTGAAAAGTTGGTCTGGTGCAATTACGATATGAATATAGTCGCTTATGACATCTTTGGTGCCATATGTACATTCGACACAAAAACGGGAAAAGTACTCACGCATATCGCTCCCTATTCGGGAGCGGCTTACACGGATTTGGCAGTTGCACAAGACGTTAATCAATTATTCGTCATTGCTAAGGACGGCAGTTTGAAAGAAGTCTACGACCGAAAG gtTAAACGTGAAGTGAATTTTTATGGAATACCATTGAATGCAGTATCAGTTTCTaagtcaaatttaattttattcatagcaGCCGAAAATGGTGTTATACTGACCGTAATATTACCTATGGGAGTTCAAATCGAAtacaaagaatttaaaatacacagtCATAGCGTCAAGAAG ATGTGTTTAGCAACAGATGGTACAGTTTTGGTTTCTTGTTCTGAAGAttcaaatatatgtgtatgggAGGTGAAAAACACCgagaataaaattagaaaaattgaaaaaccgCATGTATGTACTGATGACATACTAGTTAACTTGTTGGAATACGATAAATTGCacgaaaatataaagaaaattgaaGGAGCAGTGAATAAATTAGAGacagaaaatacaattaatataaatacattaataaaagcaAAAGAACAGGAAATTAACGATGTAAATAGAGAAAACACAACTCAATATtatgaaactataaaaaaaaatgaa gAAGagcaagaaaaacaaaataatttgataagtaAACTCAAATTTGAGTTAAGTCAATTAAGTGAAACGAATGAGCAGAGTATAATCAATttacaatcattttataataaacaattagtaaaaaaatataaaaaattttcaattcttgaAAACCATGGATTTCAGTTGACTTCTGggctaaaaaa AAATTTAGAAGCAcagcaaaataaattagacaCAGAGTTACAGGAGGCAGCAAGTAACTACGAGAAGAAGCGTAGACAAAAATTTGAAGACATATTACAA TCGAAGGAAAAActgattaatgaaaaaaataacactaaaaTGTTGGTAGGTGATACTGAAAATAATGtagatgaaaatgtttttagtataaaaaataaattcaccgATAagctgaataatttaaaagactTATATTCAAGTACTATGAGTGCCTTAGCTGAggacaaaattaaacataactt GTATAGACAAAGTATTGAGGAGCTAAGGCGGTCAATAGCACTCCTTGAAAATGATATTGAGGAATTAAAACTGGCggccacaaaaaaaaaaaatagaatttttatcttaacaaGACTGATAAAACAAtgcaatgatattataccgcaaaaaaatattcaaattctagATGTTAAGCAACAGATGTCACTGCTagtaaaagatttaaaagtGCTAAAGGaagatattattgaattagaaCAAACCACAGAACCATTAGAATTGGAAATAcaagaaatgaaaaatttaaacgatCAA atagAAATTAAACTCGAAGTTGATATTGATGCAAtgaaaactttaaatgtatCTTTGGAAGaattagtaaaaaagaaattagaCACCAAAAATGAACTAATtgataaaagaaaaagtttAGAAAATTTGTCgagtataattaaacaaatggaAATTGAATTACGTGTAGCTTCTcagtattatcataatacatttgaaaataagagATTATTAACT gaTATATTCAAGAGATATGTGGGGGAAATCGAGATTCGTGAAATcgaagaaaaagaaataaaaggaAGAGAAGAGTTTTTTAAGCAGGATGATTTTTTGAAACGTCGCATTAATAGTTTGAGAGATATGTTACGTTCATTTGGCAAGAAAaacgaattttattattcaacaatGGAAGAAAATACGAATCTTATGAaggaaattaatgatttacgGAAGGAAGCTAGTatctatttaaacaaatacaataatttaaaatatatatcgaaaatggaagaaaataaaaaaaaactcaaacgTATACtagattcaaaaaaaaaaaaagaaatcaaataa
- the LOC114130670 gene encoding MPN domain-containing protein isoform X2 has translation MGDLLPDGKIRSVETLNEFASPSAWAYNCKSVINKIKKAGCGWSSIRYKGKKLDAYKHAYFRKRESSSIEHNIVPVEDIESDVTYAIQNEVLPLTSPVESPVAKEPIKFSEIRSRSSNQNLDTLVECTDWSYINKVQPFHVNISANAKLLLDFHCHLMSSEVVGYLAGNWDFSTQTLTVKNAYPFRSRLHDAELTSLIEEEIRNTFTAKNMVLVGWYHSHPETIATPTLRDIEAQLDYEVQIKGPTVESYIPCVGIICSPYDKDKSTLDSTITCYWVLPSFENEIHDYGRPMNMHFTTKPEKSLSLDIVMALKKCVDFNKYDPDIINFKDKYKNNVTYLEKLKISLMDKFPKDDTIHRFLWNFLSEIVCIGSSGDTAKNNLQNLIAVISSRQLLLSTSSFQTSNPLIEHLESYLQSCNANKLTLEDVPTTSDCSNITSASIASSLFNDLDFSKAMSLIGLSPSRYQTDPLK, from the exons ATGGGAGATTTATTACCAGACGGTAAAATTCGATCAGTTGAGACATTAAATGAATTTGCATCTCCTAGTGCATGGGCCTATAACTGTAAAAgtgtaattaacaaaataaaaaaagctgGTTGTGGTTGGTCATCA atTCGATATAAAGGTAAGAAATTGGATGCATATAAACAtgcatattttagaaaaagagAATCTTCAAGTATAGAGCACAATATAGTTCCag TGGAAGATATTGAATCTGATGTCACATATGCAATCCAAAATGAAGTTTTACCATTGACTTCACCAGTTGAGTCACCTGTTGCAAAAGAACCTATTAAATTTAGTGAAATTCGTTCGAGATCTAGTAATCA aaatCTAGATACATTAGTAGAATGTACGGATTGGTCTTACATTAATAAAGTGCAACCATTCCATGTTAATATATCAGCAaatgcaaaattattattagattttcattGTCATTTGATGAGTTCAGAAGTTGTTGGATATCTTGCTGGAAATTGGGATTTTTCAACACAAA cactGACTGTAAAAAATGCATACCCATTCAGAAGTCGTCTACATGATGCAGAACTCACTTCATTGATTGAAGAAGAAATAAGAAACACATTTACAGCCAAAAACATGGTTTTAGTTGGATGGTATCATTCACATCCTGAAACAATTGCTACTCCTACATTAAGAGATATTGAAGCCCAACTGGATTATGAAGTACAAATAAAAGGACCTACCGTTGAATCATATATCCCGTGTGTTGGAATCATTTGTT CACCTTATGATAAAGACAAATCGACCCTTGATTCAACTATCACGTGTTATTGGGTACTTCCATcgtttgaaaatgaaatacacGATTATGGACGTCCAATGAACATGCATTTTACTACTAAACCAGAGAAATCATTATCACTAGATATTGTTATGGCATTG aaaaagtgtgttgattttaataaatatgatccggacataattaattttaaagataaatataaaaacaatgttacttatttagaaaaattaaag ATTTCGTTGATGGACAAATTTCCAAAAGATGATACAATACACAGATTTCTATGGAATTTCTTAAGTGAAATAGTTTGTATTGGTAGTTCAGGCGATACTGCCAAAAACAATTTGCAAAATTTGATTGCTGTAATCTCATCTCGCCAACTTTTGCTGTCAACATCAAGTTTTCAGACATCAAATCCTTTAATTGAACATTTAGAGTCTTATTTGCAGTCATGTAATGCCAACAAGTTGACATTAGAAGATGTTCCTACAACTAGTGATTGTTCAAATATAACCTCAGCGAGTATTGCTAGTTctctatttaatgatttagacTTTTCTAAAGCAATGTCTCTGATAGGGCTCTCTCCATCACGGTATCAAACAGATCCTTTAAAATAG
- the LOC114130670 gene encoding MPN domain-containing protein isoform X1, with the protein MVNGCEMNGTAVTDSDATVGPSTSSAKSNKRRVRGTTSRTVTLQMLLETNILEPGNSVLSLEYMGQRFMGDLLPDGKIRSVETLNEFASPSAWAYNCKSVINKIKKAGCGWSSIRYKGKKLDAYKHAYFRKRESSSIEHNIVPVEDIESDVTYAIQNEVLPLTSPVESPVAKEPIKFSEIRSRSSNQNLDTLVECTDWSYINKVQPFHVNISANAKLLLDFHCHLMSSEVVGYLAGNWDFSTQTLTVKNAYPFRSRLHDAELTSLIEEEIRNTFTAKNMVLVGWYHSHPETIATPTLRDIEAQLDYEVQIKGPTVESYIPCVGIICSPYDKDKSTLDSTITCYWVLPSFENEIHDYGRPMNMHFTTKPEKSLSLDIVMALKKCVDFNKYDPDIINFKDKYKNNVTYLEKLKISLMDKFPKDDTIHRFLWNFLSEIVCIGSSGDTAKNNLQNLIAVISSRQLLLSTSSFQTSNPLIEHLESYLQSCNANKLTLEDVPTTSDCSNITSASIASSLFNDLDFSKAMSLIGLSPSRYQTDPLK; encoded by the exons ATGGTGAACGGATGTGAAATGAATGGGACGGCTGTGACAGACTCGGACGCGACGGTAGGTCCGTCGACGTCGTCCGCCAAGTCCAACAAGCGGCGTGTGCGCGGTACTACCAGCCGTACGGTCACATTGCAAATGTTGTTGGAAACGAACATACTCGAACCGGGCAACTCTGTCCTGTCGCTCGAGTACATG GGCCAACGATTTATGGGAGATTTATTACCAGACGGTAAAATTCGATCAGTTGAGACATTAAATGAATTTGCATCTCCTAGTGCATGGGCCTATAACTGTAAAAgtgtaattaacaaaataaaaaaagctgGTTGTGGTTGGTCATCA atTCGATATAAAGGTAAGAAATTGGATGCATATAAACAtgcatattttagaaaaagagAATCTTCAAGTATAGAGCACAATATAGTTCCag TGGAAGATATTGAATCTGATGTCACATATGCAATCCAAAATGAAGTTTTACCATTGACTTCACCAGTTGAGTCACCTGTTGCAAAAGAACCTATTAAATTTAGTGAAATTCGTTCGAGATCTAGTAATCA aaatCTAGATACATTAGTAGAATGTACGGATTGGTCTTACATTAATAAAGTGCAACCATTCCATGTTAATATATCAGCAaatgcaaaattattattagattttcattGTCATTTGATGAGTTCAGAAGTTGTTGGATATCTTGCTGGAAATTGGGATTTTTCAACACAAA cactGACTGTAAAAAATGCATACCCATTCAGAAGTCGTCTACATGATGCAGAACTCACTTCATTGATTGAAGAAGAAATAAGAAACACATTTACAGCCAAAAACATGGTTTTAGTTGGATGGTATCATTCACATCCTGAAACAATTGCTACTCCTACATTAAGAGATATTGAAGCCCAACTGGATTATGAAGTACAAATAAAAGGACCTACCGTTGAATCATATATCCCGTGTGTTGGAATCATTTGTT CACCTTATGATAAAGACAAATCGACCCTTGATTCAACTATCACGTGTTATTGGGTACTTCCATcgtttgaaaatgaaatacacGATTATGGACGTCCAATGAACATGCATTTTACTACTAAACCAGAGAAATCATTATCACTAGATATTGTTATGGCATTG aaaaagtgtgttgattttaataaatatgatccggacataattaattttaaagataaatataaaaacaatgttacttatttagaaaaattaaag ATTTCGTTGATGGACAAATTTCCAAAAGATGATACAATACACAGATTTCTATGGAATTTCTTAAGTGAAATAGTTTGTATTGGTAGTTCAGGCGATACTGCCAAAAACAATTTGCAAAATTTGATTGCTGTAATCTCATCTCGCCAACTTTTGCTGTCAACATCAAGTTTTCAGACATCAAATCCTTTAATTGAACATTTAGAGTCTTATTTGCAGTCATGTAATGCCAACAAGTTGACATTAGAAGATGTTCCTACAACTAGTGATTGTTCAAATATAACCTCAGCGAGTATTGCTAGTTctctatttaatgatttagacTTTTCTAAAGCAATGTCTCTGATAGGGCTCTCTCCATCACGGTATCAAACAGATCCTTTAAAATAG